ACTTCAGTCGTCATCAAACCAAATGCGTTGATCTCTTTCATCCAGTCCAGTTGCTCGCGTTGATCGGTCGCTCGCCACGCGATGTGGTGAACCGTTCCGGTCCCCGGACGCCCAGCTGGAATATGACCGTGGACGACGTCGATGACATTTCCGAACTCCCCTTCTGCAATGTAACGATCGACTGTTTCCGTCCGTTTACTAAGTGTCAGTCCGAATGTGTCTGTCAGTAACTTCGCTGTATCCGACGGATCTCGTGACAGCAATGTCGCTCCAGCAAATCCTTTAATCGCGACGTCTCGCGTGATGCCGTCGATTTCGTAGCGGCTGTTCGATCCCTTGCGTTCGACGAGTTCAATTTGAAGACCGTGTGGATCTTCAAAGGCAATCTGTTGCTCTCCAAACCGAACCGTCTCTTCAAACGAGACGTTTTTTTCTGTCAGTCGCGCTTTCCAAAAATCCGCTGTACCGATCGGAATCGCATAAGCTGTCGTCCCGACTTGTCCGGCACCGACTTGCCCTTTCGGCATGCCTTCAAATGGAAAGAAGGTAATAATCGTTCCTGGCGCTCCCGACTCATTCCCGAAGTAGAAGTGGTACGTTCCAGGATCATCGAAGTTGACCGTTTTTTTGACGAATCGGAGCCCGAGGACCGTTCCGTAAAAATCGAGATTTTCTTGTGGATCTCCGACCATCGCGGAGATATGATGGATGCCTTGTGTTTTCATCTGACGCGTTCCTCCTTTAAGATCGTCTTGTTAACACAATAATAGTAACTAATGTACAAAAAGTAAACCAATAAGCCTTTCATCGTTCTTTTCTGGAACCTTTACCCAATTTAGAGCGTAGGACACTAGGTAACAATGTTACACTTGTCGTGCAACAGACGTCTTTATAGGAGGTTCATATGTTAGAAATCAAACAAATCACGAAGCGTTTCGGCGATTTTACAGCCGTAGATGCTCTGACGATCGAGGTGCCACGCGGGCAAATCTTTGGTTTGCTTGGTGCGAACGGTGCCGGGAAGACAACGACGTTCCGAATGCTGCTCGGTCTACTGCAACCGACTGAAGGTTCGATCACCTGGAACGGAGAGCGCATTCCGACTTCAAAAATCGGATACCTTCCGGAAGAACGAGGTCTCTATCCAAAAGTCCGCGTTGACGAACAATTGCTATTCCTCGCAGAACTCCGTGATATGAAACGGAAAGATGCGAAACAAGCATTAACGGAATGGCTCGAGTATTTCCAAATTCCACAGTATGAAAAAATGCGCGTCGAACAACTCTCAAAAGGAAATCAACAAAAAATCCAGTTGATTTCTGCCGTCCTACATAAACCAGAACTCCTGATTTTAGATGAACCGTTCAGCGGACTTGATCCAGTCAACGCGGAACAATTAAAACGTGCTGTCAAAAAGTTGACCGTCGATGGAACGACGATCGTCTTCTCAAGTCACCGAATGGATCACGTCGAAGAACTCTGTGAACACGTCGCGATTCTCGATCATGGAAAACCCGTCGTTGCCGGCTATCTTCCTGACATCAAGGCAGGCTACGGAAAAACACGCGTTCTCTTGACGACAGATGCCCCACCGCTCCTCTGGGATAGCTTGCCGGGTGTCCTCCAAATCGAGTCGGACAACAACGGTCATATCGTCCAAGTCTCTTCCAAAGAGGTGGCTGATCAACTTCTCCAACATATCGTCAGCCAAGGACACCATGTCGATCGGTTCGTCTGGGATCAACTATCGCTGCAGGATATCTTCATCGAGGAGGTCGGAAAACGTTATGAACCGTAAATTCCTGACTTTATATCGCTTCAATCTACTCCAAAAATTGCGCGCTAAAAGCTTTTTGATTTCGACGGTCCTGATGGTCCTGTTCCTCGTCGGCTTCGGCAATATCGAACGGATTCTCGACTGGTTCTCGGGTGACGATCCGAAAGTTGCCCTCGTCAGTGAATTATCGACGGACCTTCGTCCTTCCTTGAAGAAGGCTGGTGTCACTTCAGATATCACAACGAAGGATTATACGGTCGCTGAAGCCCGAAAAGCAGTCGATCGAGGCACATTTGATGCCGTGGCGATCGTTCAGGATTCGTATGACGTAACACTCGTCAGTGCTAGTCCTGAATCTGAATTACAAACACAGGTCGCAACGGTCGTCAAAGAAGTCCGTGATCAAGCCGTCATCACGGACGCTGAAATCGATCCGAACGTTCTTGCTTCGCTCGCTGAACCCGTTCCCGTCAAACAAGAATTGACATCGACAGGTGGTAAAAGCGAGGATGAACTCTTTGCTGCCTCTGCCCTTGTCTATGTATTGCTGTTCTTGATGTATTTCACGATTGCCATTTACGGCGGGATGATCGTCACGGAAATCGCGAACGAAAAATCATCCCGTGTCATGGAGTTGTTGATTTCAGCAGCAAGTCCGATCCAACATATGCTCGCGAAGATTCTCTCGATCGCAACGGTCAGTCTCGTGCAGTTATCGATTCTCGTTGGCGTCGGCTACTACAGTGCCCAGAGTAGCAGTTTATTTGATCAGTTATCACTCGATTCCTTGAGTGCCCGGACGATCATTTATCTATTCGTCTTCTTCTTACTCGGATATTTCCTATATGCCACGTTACTCGCAGCACTCGGTTCGCTCGTCAGTCGCGTCGAGGATGCACAACAAGTCACGTTACCGGTCATCTTGTTGATTGTCGCTGCCTTCATGATCTCGATGTTTAGTCTAAATGCTCCAACGAACCAAGCCGTTGTCGTCTTGTCGTTCGTTCCGTTCTTTACACCGATGGTCATGTTCTTGCGCGTCATGTTGACCGATGTTCCATTTTGGCAAGTCGCGATTTCGCTCATCTTGATGCTAATCAGTATCTCGCTTGCCTTGTTCGTCGGAACAAAATTCTATCGGGGTGGCGTTCTATTCTACGGATCAAACCCACTCAAACAACTCCGTCGAATCTTAAGCGGTCGCCGGTAACAGTTTACAAGACGAATCGTTTCCGCTATCGTTAGGTGAGAAAAAGCCTTTAGGAGGAACTACGTTATGCGGTCTCGTTTTTGGGCAGCGATCCTTTTCACAGCTGCTGCCATGGTCTCGTCACTTGTCATGTTCACGAAATTCCCGCAAGCGAGTGCGACATGGGAGCTCGTCCTTGCCTATGGAGGCATGGCGTTCATCTCTAGCCTCTTTTGCTGGTCCTTCGTTGCGGTACGCCGCCACTCTTCCCGTCTGTATGGGAGCTGGGTTGGTGTCTTCATCGCCGGACTGACTGTCTTACTCGTCTGTATCGCGCGATTCGTCTTGCGTGGTGATGTGATGATGATTTTCAAATGGCAAGCGATGCTCGGTAGCTTAACTCTCAATTTCGGCTATGTCGGTTGGGTACTCGTCATTGCAAATGCGATCATCGGTTTCATCATCGGTCGGATCCGTCAAAAGACGCGTCGTCCACGTCCGATGCCACAACGTTAATAAAAAGTCGCTGTCTTCTGAACATCAATCAGAAGACAGCGACTTTTTTTATTTGCGATGGTAACGCGATCGACTTTTGCGATCACTATAATCCGCATAGTAGGTAGAAGCCGGTAACGATACACCGTTCGTCATCCGGTCCAAGTACTCGTCGAGTTGCATCATCGATGGCAATTTATCCTCAAACAATTCATACGTCTCTTCTGCTTGATCGCGTTGTAATTCCCCTGCTTCCATCACAGCTTCGACAAGCTCATGGAAGATTCGTTGCTCTGTCGCACTCATCGTCTGCTCGATTCGTTTGACGTCTTCGTCATACATCAAATCAAACAGGCGCATCCGCTCCTCGAGCTGCTCCTCGACCCACGTTCCGTCTTGTCCGAGCGTCTGCTCATAAGCAAGCTTCATCTCTTCAAGCGGTGTGTTCTGTTGCATGATGAACTTCAACGACTCCCCTGTCCAGATATGCCGTGCCAAATAACTTGGATCGATATTTAAGACGTCCGCCAATGCTTCGATATAGGGTTTCGTTGGATAGACTTCGCTGAGCTCCGTCCGTCGAATGAAATACGGCGCGACACCGAGTCGTTCAGCTAACTGTTCGATCGTAATCCCGGCACGCTCTCGTAAAATACGAATCCGGTCACCGTAACCCCGATATGGTGAATGGTCTAGCATACGTTTCCCTCCCTTGTTCCTATGGTATCATCATACCCTTGAATCTGGTGTTGGATACATCGAACTTTCGGATGATTTCCGAAACAGATGACGCGGGTAGCGTAACCAAATCGGTAAGACGCTCAGGAAATAGCCGATCGTAACGATACTGATCCAAAACAGTGCTAAGTTTAGAAATGATCCGACCTGTAATCCGGCTTGCGTCACGACGACTTGAAACAATAAGAAGGCATGAAAGACGGAAATCAGATACGGGATGAGCAAGACAGCGCCATACTTCATTAACAAGTAGCGACGGATATTGCCCGAACCAAACCCAAGTGCAAACAATGTCTTCATCCGCTTTTGTTCCTGTTCCGCCGTCATCTGCATCCATACATGCAAAAAGCTCGCGTTGATGACGAACAACCAGACCGTTAAGAGAATGACGACGAACGTGACGAGCCGAACGATTCGAATCCCATCGATTTCATCTTCCGTCTCGTTGATCAGTTGATACGGAACCGATTGTTTCTCGTCGAGTTTTGCCGTCGACTGAATGTTCCGGACGATTTTCATCCACTGTTTCCAGTCCTCGGTACCGTAATCCTGATAGGATGGTGTATCGAAGACGACGATTTGGCGAACGGGTTGCTTGAGTGTTTGAAAGACTTCGTCACTGACGACAAATAGTGTTTCAATTTGATAATTGTATCCAAACACTAAATCATGCGAAGACGGTGGAAGCAACTCGAAATCGGCTTTCTCCATCGCTTGCTTCGCTTTTTTCATCGTTGGTGTATTCTCCTCGAGTTGGACTGGACGCGCTGGAACGAAGAAACTTTGTCGTCCGGTCACCGTTCGCTCCGGGAGATTCAAGTGACGCATCATTCCGTTATAAGACGAGATCGGTAAGACATAACGTGTGCCCTTTGATTTTAGTCGAACATCTTGTTGATAACGCTCCGGAAACGCCTCCATCATCGTCTGTTTGACTTCTTTTAATCGTTTCGTTTGTTGCGCGGATTCCTCGTAATAGACTAAACCGAACTGGTTTTGTGACGACAAGTCGAATCCGATTAATTGAAATAAGAAGACGAGTCCGACTGCCGTCAATGCACACGACGTCAAAATCGTTCCGAGGGCAATCAATGTACTATTCGTTCGAAGTTGATTGGCGATTTCTGAGACAATCAGCTTGCGAAGCGACAGTCGCCGCGGCCGATACAACTTCGTCATCCATGGCAAGATATACCGACAGATGAAGAACGACCCGATAAAGATGACGAGTGGAAAAAATATATAAAATCCTTCCGTCCGAACAAATGCTAAAGCATAACTATAGATCAATAGTAGTAACGCTCCGATTTGCGTCAGAACCCAGACTCGTTTTCGAAAAGGCGAACGTAAACGAGTCGGTCGATCGGGACGAAAACGGTAAATCGCGAGGACCGTTGCCGTCAATAATACTAAGAAGGCGCCGCCAATCAAGGCGAGAATCGCATAAAAGGACAACTCGAACTCGATGGATGGTAAGAACATAACTTTGACGACGGATAGCAACAGCATCTTCGTCAAGACATTCCCGAGAACCATCCCCGCTGTAATCGCGAGACCACCCACGATTAAGACTTCAATTAAAAAATACTTCAAGAAGTGTGACAACCCACTCCCAAGCGTCCGCATCGTCCGTAGATCATTCTTACGGTGCTCAAGCATCGTATACGTCGTCGAGTAGATGAACAGGACGCTGAAGAAGAGGATGATCAGCTCTGCGATGAAGACGAAGAAAATCGTCATCTCGATGACTTGGTTCAATTGACTGAGAACCTTAGCGACGTTTTGAAACGATCCATTCGTCAACAAGTTCCAGTAACTCGTCACAATCGTCATCGCGATGATGATCGTCAAGGCATAACCGTAATACAATCGCTGATAACGCCGGATATTACGTAGGGCGTATTGCAGATAATTGATGCTCATCCCCTCCTAACAGCGATAGTGATTCAATGACCCGTTGGAAAAAGATACGTCGTGGCTCATCGCGGAACAACTCCGTTTGAATGCTACCATCTTTTAGGAATAAGACATGGTTACAGTATGACGCGACTTGCGGATCGTGTGTCACGATGACCATCGTCATTCCCGTCGCATTCAATTCAGCTAGGACGTCCATGACGTGTTTCGTCGCTTGGAAATCGAGTGCTCCCGTCGGTTCATCGGCGAGCATCAGACGTGGTGTATGAATCAAGGCGCGACCGATCGAAGTCCGCTGCCGTTGTCCACCACTGACTTCATCGACTTGTTTATCAAGCAGATCCTCAATTTGTAGACGGCGTGCCAACTCTTCCATTTCTTCGCGTGCGTGCTTGGCTTTTTTCCCAGACAACATCAACGGAACGAGCATGTTTTCACCGAGCGTTAAGGAGTCGAGTAAATTAAACTCCTGAAAGATGATGCCAAGCGTCTCGCGCCGAAAACGCGTCATCTCTTTTCGTTTGAATGTCGCTGTATCGACGCCATCGATCAGAATGGATCCCCAGCTTGGCTCATCGAGTGTCGCAAGCAAGTTGATCAGCGTCGACTTTCCACTACCCGATGGTCCCATGACCGCGACCATCTCACCTTCTTCGACTCGAAAATTCACATCCGTCAACGGTTGCTCCGTCACCTTTCCGGGGTACACCTTCCCCAATTGTTTGACCTCAATCATGTGCGCGACCTCCTACTAATCGAATCCGGCATGTCGTGCCGACACCTTCCTCACTCTCAAGTTCGATCTCGTGCCCAAGCTTCAAGCAGACTTGCTGGACGAAATACAATCCCATCCCGGTCGATTCCCCGTATCGTCGTCCGTTCTCACCCGTAAAGAACGCATTAAAGACGCGAGGAACGTCTCGTTTCGGGATACCGACGCCGTCATCTCGAACGGAAAGAATGACTTGCCCTTTAATCTCTTCTGCTGACAGAACGACTTCTCGTCCGTGTCCCGTCGTATATTTAATCGCATTCGTCACGAGTTGTAGGACAAGGAAACGGAACCACTTCGCATCCGTGTAGACATACACATCCTCTGCGATATCGAGTTTCGGAAAGACCTGATTTTTAACGAACAATCGCTTTTCCTGATTGATGATGCTCGTGACGAGCGGCTTCAATGACAATTGTTCTGCCTTTAAGTCCGTCTCGATCGCTTCTAAACGTGACGAATAAAGCATCTGATCAAGACCACTACGCAACCGATCGACCTCTTGTCGTAAATCCGCTTGATAGTGCTCCCCAGGGTGTTCAAGGATCAGCTCGATGACGGATAACGGCGTCTTCATCTGGTGAATCCATTGGTCGACGTAGCGATGCCGTTCCTTTTCCTTGCGGCGCTCAGCGAACAAACTGTTTCGAAACAGCGTCTGTTGTCGCTCTAAAAATTGTTCGACCGCAACGGAAATCGGTTCTTCGCTATCACTACGAATCGGTTCTGCAACCGACTGAACCGGCTGTTGCATCCGCCGTAGCAGCGGAAGCATGCTGAAGAAACGGTAACTGAGATAAATCAGAAGACCGATACTGTTCAAGAGCACGATATAAAAGAAGGCTGCCGGACGGTACAGATCATAGAGCCATAAGACGGCGTATAAAATCAACATCTGTCCAGTAAAGAAGAGGATGCCTGGTATCGCGTGCCGTAAAAAGAGCTTCATGGCTCAAGAACCAGTTTATAGCCGACACCCCGCACCGTCTCAAGACCTGCAACACCAATCTCGGCGAGTCGTTTACGGACGCGGGTGATGTTGACGTTCAATGTATTCTCATCGACGAATGCCTCATCATCCCAAATCCGTTCGAGTAAGTCTCCTCGACTGACGATCCGCGGACTTGCCGTCAACAACATCTCAAGGATCAACCCTTCTTTTTTCGACAACTCGATCGACTGCTCCCCATACTCGACGATATAACGATCCAAGTACAGCGTGACACCCGCTTTCGTCACTGTCCGCTCGTCCGTCTCGTTCGACAAGGTGCCATATGCCCGGCGAATCTGACTTTTGATCTTTGCAATGACGACGGCACCTTGGAACGGTTTGACGATGTAGTCATCCGCACCATATTCGAGCGCCATCACTTGATCCATCTCCCCGACCCGTGCCGAGATGAACAAGATTGGTGCCCGCGTTTTCATCCGCAATTGTCGGCACCAATAGAAGCCGTCAAACTTCGGTAAGTTAACGTCTAGGAGAATGACGTCCGGATTCGCTTCCTCATACGTCGCAACGACGTCCCCTCGTCCATCTTCAACGACTACTTTAAAATCATATCGTTCGAGTAGTTCTTTCAATAATGCAGCAATCTTCATATCATCTTCGACTAATAAAATCGTATGCATCGTTCATGTCAACTCCTTCTCCCTTTATCATAACGAACTCAAAAAGGACTGGAAACGATTATTCCGTTTCCAGTTCCGTGAAGTATCTAGTTGGTTACGTGACGATACGGCGATAAGCACGAACAGTCACGATGTAATAGATGAGATAGACGATCGTATAACAGATGATCGCAAGCAACGTCGGACGGACGATGTTGTAGTTCAACAGTTTCTGCAAGACTTGCATCGCAACTACACTATGAACGAGTCCGAGGACGTACGGTAAAGAGAAGACGAATCCAACGAGACGACGGATGATACCGGTCTGTTCCTTCTCATCGACACCGATTTTCTGGATGATCGCAAATCGTTGTTTTGATTCTTCGGCTTCTGCGAGCATCTTGAAGTAGATGATCGAACCAGTTGCAAGTAAGAAGACAAGACCAAGGAATCCCGCTGCGAACGCGAGTAATCCAGTCGTCGCTGTCGTCATCGCATAGACAGGATAGTATGCTGCCATCTCGGTATCTGCTTGTTTTCCATAAAGTTGCGTCAACTGTTTCATCAGTCCATCATCATGACGTTCGTCGGAGAACTGATAATTCGTCAGCGTAAAGCCTTTTTCCGGCATCTTCGCAAAGGCATCATCGCTTACGACGAAGGCAAGCCGCTGTTTCTCATAAAGTTGAGCGATCGGTAAATTCGTCGCAGCGGTGATGCGAAAGGACGCATGAACATCCTTGATTTCAACACCAATCGGTGATTCGACTTTCATCTTCAATAAATCATTTCCTTTGAATGTCTCAAGGACGATCGCTTCGCCTTGCTTTGGCTCTGCGATGACCGATTTCCCATTGGCTTTTGCAAGCTTCACGTAATCCGAGTAATTGACGTAACTAAATTGCCCTGGCTGATCTTCGTAAGCATAGGTCTGATAATAACGTGTGAACGTCAGCGGATTCGGAAGCTCGGTCATCTTGTGATCGACGTTCTTGACGTTGACCATCGTCCGGCTGTCGATCTTTTGATCGGACTTCGCAATCCGTTTTTCTGCTTCTGCCTGTTTACTTGCAATCGACAGACTGTATGGCATTTGTTCTTCGACGGTCTGATCGATGAAGTAATAGATCGACGTCGCTGTACCGACTGTCGTCAATGTCACAGCGGTAATGACCGTGATCGTCGACAGCATGACGGCATTCGATTTGATCCGTGACAAGAGTTGCCCGTGTAAAATTAAGTTCGTTCCTTTAAAATGTCGTGCTTGATTACTTAAAAGGCGTAATAAGAAAATCGTGAAGTAACTCATTGTTCCGAACGTTCCGAGGATGACACAAAGCATCAAGAGCGGGGCAACGATCGTGAAGTGATCCATCAGTGGTTGTCCCGTCAAGTAGTATCCGACGCCGATCAATCCGACGGATAGCACGGCAAGAATCGGGTGCACTTTCGGTAGTGATTCTGCTTGTTGTTCTGCCTTGAACAGTTCAATCAATGTAAAACGATAGATTATCCGTGCCGAACGCAAAGCGATGATCAAGAAAATCAACAAGAAGACACCAATCGTCTGACCGACGGACGCAAAACTAATCGTAAACGACGCGTCGACTTGCATCACCATGACAGAAGCCAGCAACTGAACGAAATATTTCGAAGCCACCGTTCCGATCGCGATTCCGAGAATCAGACCAATTGCACCGTACCCCATCGTCTCAAGGAAGATTAAGCGTGCAATCTGTCCTCGTTCTAGACCGAGCAACGCATAGAGTCCAATTTCTTTCTTGCGGCGACGTAAGAAGAAGTCACTCGAATACCAGATGAAGATGGCAGAGAAGAGCGCGAGGATGACGCTTGCTCCCGTAAAGACCGTTCCTAGTTTTCCGTACATTTCATTTGCCTGAAGCATTGCTTCATTGGATCGAATGGCAAGGAACGTATAGTAAATCAGGATTGCGAACGTGACTGCACCGAGGTACATGACGTTTTGACGAATGTTCTTTAGATTTTGAAATGCTAGTTTAGACAAGCTCACGGACGGCACCTCCGAGTTCGCGCTGAACTTCCATGATCTGTTCGAAGAACTCCTTCTGCGAACCGAAGCGATGGACTTCCTTGAATAGCTCCCCGTCCTTGACGAACAAAATCCGTTCCGCATATGACGCTGTCATCGGATCATGCGTTACCATTAAGATCGTTGCGCCTTCATCATTGAGCGCCTGCATCGCCTCAAGTAACCCTGTCGCTGACTTCGAGTCAAGCGCACCGGTCGGTTCGTCCGCTAAGATAAGTGACGGATCGTGGATGATCGCGCGGGCAGCAGCCGTCCGTTGTTTTTGTCCACCTGATAGTTCGACGGGGCGTTTATCCAGTAAGTCATTGATCCCTAGTTGGCGAGCGACACGTTCCACCCGTTCAAGAATTGTTTTTTTATCAACGTTCGCGAGTGATAGTGGTAAGGCGATGTTTTCCCGGACCGTCATCGTATCGAGTAAATTGAAATCCTGGAAGATAAAGCCGAGTTGCTCCCGACGAAAACGTGCCAATTGTTTTTCCTTCATCGCTGTCACGTCTGCCCCATTGATTAAAATCGATCCGTCCGTCGGCTGATCGATCGTCGACAACAAGTTGAGTAACGTCGATTTCCCAGCACCGGACGGTCCCATGATGCTGACGAACTCTCCTTCATGGACACTAAGTGTCGTCGGGCGCAGCGCTTCATGGCGCGCTGTTTTCGTTTGATAGGTTTTTGAGATCTGTTCTGCTTGTAAGATTGCTTTCATCTGTAATGCCTCCTGTGTTTGATTCGTTACACTCAGTCTAGTACGAGTGCTCGATTCTCAAAATGGACTTTACTTTCACTTCTCTTACAAAACGGTAAGGCAAGGGAGGAGACAACAAAAAAGCCTCCATCCGCAAGGGATAGAGGCTGGTCGCATCTTATTTATGTGTTGCTTTGAAGAGCTCTGTGTCTCCTGCAACAACAGAAGTTCCTTCAGCTGGTACAGCTGAAAGCGTGAATTGATCGTGGTTCGTCACGATGATTGGTGTGATCGTCGATGGTGCGTTCGCACGGATGTAGTCAAGATCGAACTCAACGAGAACATCTCCTGCTTTGACTTTGTCACCTGACTGGACGTGAGCTGTGAAGCCTTCGCCTTTAAGGTTGACTGTATCAAGACCAACGTGGATCAACAGTTCAAGACCGTCTTCACCTTTTAGACCGATTGCGTGTTTTGTTGGGAAGATTGTTTCAACCGTCGCGTTGATTGGCGAGACGACTTTACCTTCTGTTGGTTCGATTGCGACACCGTCGCCCATCATTTTTTGAGAGAAAACTTGATCGGGTACGTTCTCGATGTTGACGATTTTACCTGTAAGTGCAGAAGCGATTTTCGCGTTTCCTGCGTCGTTACCACCAAACAATTTTTTTAAGAATCCCATGATACTATCCCTCTACTTTCTCGATCGTTATTCTTCCAAGTGGAAGTTTCGATTTTTTATAGGAGTAAGCTGTTAGACAGCTCGCTCACGTTCTCACAAAAAGCATACGTTTGTCCCTCTGGTTTTGCAAGTATTTTTGTGTGATAATAGTTAGAAATCAAAAGGAGGCGCTTACATGTTACCATTTTCAGAAATTACATATGTCCGTCCTGATCTTGCCTTACTTGAAACGTCCATGAATCAAGCAATCGCTCGATTAACGGAAGCCACACAGGTAGATGAAGCAAACGCAGCCATCACTGAGATTAATACCCTCAGAAACCAATTCGAAACGGCTAGCCAACTCGTCGAGATCCGTCACACGATCGATACACGCGATACGTTCTATGAAACGGAGCAAGGATTCTTCGATGAAGCGAGCGCGATCTATCAAGGATATGTCTCGAGTTATTATCAAGCATTAACGACACACCCACTCCGTAGTGAACTCGAACAGA
This window of the Exiguobacterium acetylicum genome carries:
- a CDS encoding PTS sugar transporter subunit IIA, with the translated sequence MGFLKKLFGGNDAGNAKIASALTGKIVNIENVPDQVFSQKMMGDGVAIEPTEGKVVSPINATVETIFPTKHAIGLKGEDGLELLIHVGLDTVNLKGEGFTAHVQSGDKVKAGDVLVEFDLDYIRANAPSTITPIIVTNHDQFTLSAVPAEGTSVVAGDTELFKATHK
- a CDS encoding ABC transporter ATP-binding protein; translation: MKAILQAEQISKTYQTKTARHEALRPTTLSVHEGEFVSIMGPSGAGKSTLLNLLSTIDQPTDGSILINGADVTAMKEKQLARFRREQLGFIFQDFNLLDTMTVRENIALPLSLANVDKKTILERVERVARQLGINDLLDKRPVELSGGQKQRTAAARAIIHDPSLILADEPTGALDSKSATGLLEAMQALNDEGATILMVTHDPMTASYAERILFVKDGELFKEVHRFGSQKEFFEQIMEVQRELGGAVRELV
- a CDS encoding ABC transporter permease; this translates as MSLSKLAFQNLKNIRQNVMYLGAVTFAILIYYTFLAIRSNEAMLQANEMYGKLGTVFTGASVILALFSAIFIWYSSDFFLRRRKKEIGLYALLGLERGQIARLIFLETMGYGAIGLILGIAIGTVASKYFVQLLASVMVMQVDASFTISFASVGQTIGVFLLIFLIIALRSARIIYRFTLIELFKAEQQAESLPKVHPILAVLSVGLIGVGYYLTGQPLMDHFTIVAPLLMLCVILGTFGTMSYFTIFLLRLLSNQARHFKGTNLILHGQLLSRIKSNAVMLSTITVITAVTLTTVGTATSIYYFIDQTVEEQMPYSLSIASKQAEAEKRIAKSDQKIDSRTMVNVKNVDHKMTELPNPLTFTRYYQTYAYEDQPGQFSYVNYSDYVKLAKANGKSVIAEPKQGEAIVLETFKGNDLLKMKVESPIGVEIKDVHASFRITAATNLPIAQLYEKQRLAFVVSDDAFAKMPEKGFTLTNYQFSDERHDDGLMKQLTQLYGKQADTEMAAYYPVYAMTTATTGLLAFAAGFLGLVFLLATGSIIYFKMLAEAEESKQRFAIIQKIGVDEKEQTGIIRRLVGFVFSLPYVLGLVHSVVAMQVLQKLLNYNIVRPTLLAIICYTIVYLIYYIVTVRAYRRIVT